A region from the Sandaracinus amylolyticus genome encodes:
- a CDS encoding acyl-CoA dehydrogenase family protein — MDFELTEEQQALVSTARQFTKDRIIPIAAECDQHSKFPVDVFKQAWELGLVTPGIEEKYGGAGMGEIDNVLITEELAYGCTGIQTSITANTLAATPIMIAGNEDQKKKYLGMLAREPVFAAYAITEPGAGSDAAGIQCRARKVGDDWVLNGQKCFITNASIASWYVVFATTNPEGRHKNIMAFIVDRESPGLSIGKKEDKMGQRASDTATVILEDVKVPAANVLAGEGEGFKVAMQTFDRTRPDIGAGACGIMRRALEESIRYALERKTFGTAIANHQAVQFMIAEMAIKYEATRLMVHKAAWMIDKGSRNSIVASYSKAFGADAAMQVATDAVQVFGGNGFMKEYPVEKLMRDAKVLQIYEGTSQVQRMVIAKNLFAMFK; from the coding sequence CTGGATTTCGAGCTCACCGAGGAACAGCAGGCGCTGGTCTCCACCGCGCGCCAGTTCACGAAGGATCGCATCATCCCGATCGCCGCCGAGTGCGACCAGCACTCGAAGTTCCCCGTCGACGTGTTCAAGCAGGCGTGGGAGCTCGGGCTCGTGACGCCGGGCATCGAGGAGAAGTACGGCGGCGCGGGGATGGGCGAGATCGACAACGTCCTCATCACCGAGGAGCTCGCCTACGGCTGCACCGGCATCCAGACCTCGATCACCGCGAACACCCTCGCCGCGACGCCGATCATGATCGCGGGCAACGAGGATCAGAAGAAGAAGTACCTCGGCATGCTCGCGCGCGAGCCCGTGTTCGCCGCGTACGCGATCACCGAGCCGGGCGCGGGCAGCGACGCGGCGGGCATCCAGTGCCGCGCGCGCAAGGTCGGCGACGACTGGGTCCTCAACGGCCAGAAGTGCTTCATCACGAACGCCTCGATCGCGAGCTGGTACGTGGTGTTCGCGACGACGAACCCCGAGGGCCGGCACAAGAACATCATGGCCTTCATCGTCGATCGCGAGAGCCCCGGCCTCTCGATCGGCAAGAAGGAAGACAAGATGGGCCAGCGCGCGAGCGACACCGCGACGGTGATCCTCGAGGACGTGAAGGTCCCGGCGGCGAACGTGCTCGCGGGCGAGGGCGAGGGCTTCAAGGTCGCGATGCAGACCTTCGATCGCACGCGCCCCGACATCGGCGCGGGCGCCTGCGGCATCATGCGCCGCGCGCTCGAGGAGTCGATCCGCTACGCGCTCGAGCGCAAGACGTTCGGCACCGCGATCGCGAACCACCAGGCCGTGCAGTTCATGATCGCCGAGATGGCGATCAAGTACGAAGCGACGCGCCTGATGGTCCACAAGGCGGCGTGGATGATCGACAAGGGCTCGCGCAACTCGATCGTCGCCAGCTACTCGAAGGCGTTCGGCGCGGACGCGGCGATGCAGGTCGCGACCGACGCGGTGCAGGTCTTCGGCGGCAACGGGTTCATGAAGGAGTACCCGGTCGAGAAGCTGATGCGCGACGCGAAGGTCCTCCAGATCTACGAGGGCACGTCGCAGGTGCAGCGCATGGTCATCGCGAAGAACCTCTTCGCGATGTTCAAGTGA
- a CDS encoding YoaK family protein: protein MSPPPLFDSSAVHAPSRVASWLALALSAGAVNAIALAACSRYVTHVTGTLTRIGIDALSWPLVFEYLLVLGAFVLGAASSVGLSEGRRLRGLPPRPWAPLALTASLLALAGALGSLGVFGDFGAGVERPGDFAFLAVLAFGMGLQNAAVATATGMLVRTTHMTGPATDLGVALGTLAHDVPSPLREAARRSAALRGGKMIAFAIGAGLGIALAGTLGYAALVVPAVVIAGVAATTFALTLPADALRLERA, encoded by the coding sequence ATGAGCCCTCCGCCGCTGTTCGACTCGAGCGCGGTGCACGCGCCCTCGCGCGTCGCGAGCTGGCTCGCGCTCGCGCTCTCCGCAGGCGCGGTGAACGCGATCGCGCTCGCCGCGTGCTCTCGCTACGTGACGCACGTGACCGGAACGCTGACGCGGATCGGCATCGACGCGCTCTCGTGGCCGCTGGTGTTCGAGTACCTGCTCGTGCTCGGCGCGTTCGTGCTCGGCGCGGCGTCGTCGGTCGGGCTCTCCGAGGGACGACGGCTGCGCGGCCTGCCGCCGCGGCCTTGGGCGCCTCTCGCGCTCACCGCTTCGCTGCTCGCGCTCGCGGGCGCGCTCGGATCGCTCGGCGTGTTCGGGGATTTCGGTGCGGGCGTGGAGCGACCCGGTGACTTCGCGTTCCTCGCGGTGCTCGCGTTCGGGATGGGCCTGCAGAACGCGGCGGTCGCGACCGCCACCGGGATGCTGGTGCGCACGACGCACATGACCGGCCCCGCGACCGACCTCGGCGTCGCGCTGGGCACGCTCGCGCACGACGTTCCTTCGCCGCTCCGCGAGGCCGCGCGCCGCTCGGCTGCGCTCCGCGGAGGGAAGATGATCGCGTTCGCGATCGGCGCCGGGCTGGGGATCGCGCTCGCGGGAACGCTCGGGTACGCCGCGCTCGTCGTGCCGGCCGTCGTGATCGCCGGCGTCGCAGCGACGACGTTCGCCCTCACGCTGCCCGCCGACGCGCTCCGGCTGGAGCGCGCCTGA
- a CDS encoding carbonic anhydrase, with the protein MKKLVHGVHRFHSEVFASQRDLFLRLGGGQSPQALFVTCSDSRIDPNLLTQTQPGELFILRNAGNIVPAWGTHGAEAATIEFAIAGLGIEHIVVCGHSHCGAMKALITPGSVDRMPAMREWLTHAAATGQVVDECYADRDPEERLNVAIQENVLAQLTNLRTHPAVAARLATGKLHLHAWVYKITSGEVFAYDQDAGQFRVLGGEAPAMDQPRRSLDGALLADARDGGSR; encoded by the coding sequence ATGAAGAAGCTCGTGCACGGCGTGCATCGGTTCCACAGCGAGGTCTTCGCGAGCCAGCGAGACCTGTTCCTCCGCCTCGGTGGCGGCCAGAGCCCGCAGGCGCTGTTCGTGACCTGCTCGGACTCGCGCATCGATCCGAACCTGCTCACGCAGACCCAGCCCGGCGAGCTGTTCATCCTGCGGAACGCGGGGAACATCGTACCGGCATGGGGCACGCACGGCGCCGAGGCGGCCACGATCGAGTTCGCGATCGCGGGGCTCGGCATCGAGCACATCGTGGTGTGCGGCCACTCGCACTGCGGCGCGATGAAGGCGCTGATCACACCGGGCTCGGTCGATCGCATGCCCGCGATGCGCGAGTGGCTCACGCACGCCGCCGCGACCGGGCAGGTCGTGGACGAGTGCTACGCGGATCGTGATCCCGAAGAGCGTTTGAACGTCGCGATCCAGGAGAACGTGCTCGCGCAGCTGACGAACCTGCGCACGCACCCCGCGGTCGCCGCGCGGCTCGCGACCGGCAAGCTCCACCTGCACGCGTGGGTCTACAAGATCACGAGCGGCGAGGTCTTCGCGTACGACCAGGACGCGGGGCAGTTCCGCGTGCTCGGCGGTGAGGCGCCGGCGATGGATCAGCCGCGGCGCTCGCTCGATGGAGCGCTCCTCGCAGATGCGCGGGACGGAGGGTCTCGATGA
- the nhaR gene encoding transcriptional activator NhaR, whose amino-acid sequence MEWLNYHHLLYFWTVAHEGGLLPAARKLRVTHSTVGAQVHALEESLGEKLLVREGRRLVPTDVGRLVLRYADEIFGLGRELVDTVRGRPTGQALRLDVGVVDVIPKLVARRLLRPAHELDQPVRIVCREDHLERLIGELALHSLDAIISDSPPPPSANVKVFGHPLGECGVTLFAAPALAKKLARGFPRSLDGAPMVVPTEGTVLRRSLDRWLAAISVRPTIVAEIEDSALLKAFGQDGAGVFPAPSVVRDEVVRQYGVRALGEAPGVVERFYVITAERRFQHPALVAITARARAELDASPKTARRRPGASARDHTGSR is encoded by the coding sequence ATGGAATGGCTGAACTACCATCATCTTCTCTACTTCTGGACCGTCGCCCACGAGGGCGGTCTGCTGCCCGCCGCGCGCAAGCTGCGCGTCACGCACTCGACCGTCGGCGCGCAGGTACACGCGCTCGAGGAGTCGCTCGGCGAGAAGCTCCTGGTCCGCGAGGGGCGGCGGCTCGTGCCGACCGACGTCGGCCGGCTCGTGCTGCGCTACGCCGACGAGATCTTCGGGCTCGGGCGCGAGCTCGTCGACACGGTGCGAGGCCGTCCGACCGGACAGGCGCTGCGCCTCGACGTCGGCGTGGTCGACGTCATCCCCAAGCTGGTCGCGCGGCGGCTCTTGCGCCCGGCGCACGAGCTCGACCAGCCGGTGCGCATCGTCTGCCGCGAGGATCACCTCGAGCGCTTGATCGGGGAGCTCGCGCTGCACTCGCTCGACGCGATCATCAGCGACTCGCCCCCGCCGCCGAGCGCGAACGTGAAGGTCTTCGGACATCCGCTCGGCGAGTGCGGCGTCACGCTCTTCGCCGCGCCCGCGCTCGCGAAGAAGCTGGCGCGCGGCTTCCCGCGCTCGCTCGACGGTGCGCCGATGGTCGTGCCCACCGAAGGCACCGTGCTGCGCCGCTCGCTCGACCGCTGGCTCGCCGCGATCTCGGTGCGCCCGACGATCGTCGCGGAGATCGAGGACTCGGCGCTGCTCAAGGCGTTCGGGCAGGACGGCGCGGGCGTGTTCCCTGCGCCCTCGGTGGTCCGCGACGAGGTGGTGCGCCAGTACGGCGTGCGCGCGCTGGGCGAAGCGCCCGGCGTGGTCGAGCGCTTCTACGTGATCACCGCAGAGCGCCGGTTCCAGCATCCCGCGCTGGTCGCGATCACCGCGCGCGCACGCGCCGAGCTCGACGCCTCTCCCAAGACCGCTCGTCGCCGGCCCGGCGCGAGCGCACGCGACCACACCGGCTCGCGCTGA
- a CDS encoding Kelch repeat-containing protein, translating to MRTLAPFLVLSFVLSACGGSSDDPPIVLPDAALPDASAFDAGAGDVDAGPRVALAIEPTGSIHVARLGHTATRLPSGRVLFVGGEDLGRVPTASIEEYDPETGAFEEVAMLPAARVNHTATLLADGRVLVAGGGASASNGVPAGTAVTESVVIYDPSTHDVIDAAAMAHARGHHGAILLSDGRVLVAGGAATPASGGGFAPVASIEIFDPEEGTWSEGGALAAPRAMLSLVEHDGAVLVIGGFAPTGAPHEIERIDTTTGAVSPGGRLAGPGRFFHATLRTRDDDVLVVGGLAPPVFLDVVEALGSSDEAFRALPELPSPRNSIALVETSAAVLAIGGFFFSPSTGGQSIEDVLALDPEGERFEVVGSIPLGRSGHTATVLASGDVLVAGGYTSVGMTDVALLVRAE from the coding sequence ATGCGGACGCTCGCTCCTTTTCTCGTGCTCTCGTTCGTGCTCTCGGCGTGTGGTGGATCGAGCGACGATCCACCGATCGTGCTCCCCGATGCCGCGCTGCCCGACGCGTCCGCGTTCGACGCGGGCGCGGGTGACGTCGACGCGGGACCGCGCGTCGCGCTGGCGATCGAGCCGACGGGGTCGATCCACGTCGCGCGGCTCGGTCACACCGCGACGCGCTTGCCGAGCGGGCGCGTGCTCTTCGTCGGCGGGGAAGATCTCGGCCGCGTGCCCACCGCGTCGATCGAGGAGTACGACCCCGAGACGGGCGCGTTCGAAGAGGTCGCGATGCTGCCCGCCGCGCGCGTGAACCACACGGCCACGCTGCTCGCCGATGGTCGCGTGCTCGTCGCGGGCGGCGGCGCGAGCGCGTCGAACGGCGTGCCCGCGGGCACCGCGGTGACCGAGAGCGTCGTGATCTACGACCCGAGCACGCACGACGTGATCGACGCCGCGGCGATGGCGCACGCGCGCGGGCACCACGGCGCGATCCTGCTGAGCGACGGTCGCGTGCTCGTCGCTGGCGGCGCGGCGACGCCGGCGAGCGGCGGCGGGTTCGCGCCCGTCGCGTCCATCGAGATCTTCGATCCCGAGGAGGGCACGTGGTCCGAGGGCGGCGCGTTGGCCGCGCCGCGCGCGATGCTCTCGCTCGTCGAGCACGACGGCGCGGTCCTCGTGATCGGCGGCTTCGCACCGACCGGCGCGCCGCACGAGATCGAGCGCATCGACACGACGACGGGCGCGGTGTCGCCGGGTGGACGCCTCGCGGGACCGGGTCGTTTCTTCCACGCGACGCTGCGCACGCGCGACGACGACGTCCTGGTGGTCGGCGGGCTCGCGCCTCCGGTGTTCCTCGACGTGGTCGAGGCGCTCGGCTCGAGCGACGAGGCGTTCCGTGCGCTGCCCGAGCTGCCGTCGCCGCGCAACTCGATCGCGCTGGTCGAGACGAGCGCGGCGGTGCTCGCGATCGGCGGCTTCTTCTTCTCGCCGTCGACGGGCGGGCAGTCGATCGAAGACGTGCTCGCGCTCGATCCGGAGGGCGAGCGCTTCGAGGTCGTCGGCTCCATCCCGCTCGGACGCAGCGGTCACACCGCGACGGTGCTCGCGTCGGGCGACGTGCTCGTCGCGGGCGGCTACACGTCGGTCGGCATGACCGACGTCGCGCTGCTCGTCCGGGCCGAGTGA
- a CDS encoding recombination-associated protein RdgC, protein MSALSGSLSYARFFAPRSLPRGFLDKSHEKILHHAMRPLRPEEPDAERSGWCVMGDALDVDLPSERIYLDGFLNLGFRTDRWAIPGPLLKTRVREAETKYREKSGRDKLSRRERAEIKEVVTRELRKRLVPTTRVIDLTWSLEEGVVRFFSHTERNALAMLELFQKTFGIELVAESPYTLAQRLELGEDETQAWAELEMTVLAPRGR, encoded by the coding sequence ATGTCGGCGCTCTCGGGCTCTCTCAGCTATGCGCGGTTCTTCGCGCCTCGCTCGCTCCCTCGCGGATTCCTCGACAAGTCGCACGAGAAGATCCTGCACCACGCGATGCGGCCGCTGCGCCCGGAGGAGCCGGACGCGGAGCGCTCGGGGTGGTGCGTGATGGGCGATGCGCTCGACGTGGATCTGCCGAGCGAGCGCATCTACCTCGACGGGTTCCTGAACCTCGGGTTCCGCACCGATCGATGGGCGATCCCCGGGCCGCTCCTGAAGACGCGGGTGCGCGAGGCCGAGACGAAGTACCGCGAGAAGAGCGGGCGCGACAAGCTCTCCCGGCGCGAGCGCGCGGAGATCAAGGAGGTCGTGACGCGCGAGCTGCGCAAGCGCCTCGTGCCCACGACGCGCGTGATCGATCTGACGTGGTCGCTCGAGGAAGGCGTCGTGCGCTTCTTCAGCCACACCGAGCGCAACGCGCTCGCGATGCTCGAGCTCTTCCAGAAGACGTTCGGCATCGAGCTCGTCGCCGAGTCGCCGTACACGCTCGCGCAGCGGCTCGAGCTCGGCGAGGACGAGACGCAGGCGTGGGCCGAGCTCGAGATGACGGTGCTCGCGCCTCGCGGCCGATGA